A segment of the Pseudoalteromonas piscicida genome:
TAGAATAATAATTCACCCGCTTGGTTATTATGGTGTTTATCTATGGTTGCACCAAATTCAGGAATACCATTTTGGTTGTGATCACGGTTGCGCAGCCACCAATCGCGATAGGCGACAAGTTTAGGGTAAATTTGTGCAAGCCAAGCTTTGTCTTTGCTGGCATGGTAGGTATTCAACACCGCCCAAGCGGCCAGCGAGGGTTTTGAATTCCGTTCGCTCCAATTACCGCCATCGCCACCGCGTTCTGGTGGCAGGTTATAACCAATTAAATCGGGTAATAAGCCTTTATCTTGGGGTCTCACAGGATCGTTAGCGGCTATTTGATAGGAAAACACGGCATCAATGTTAGCCTTGGCTAAATTTGGTGCAAATAGTCTCAGTGCTGATGCTTGTTTCCAACTATCCCAAGGCCAAGTTAAATTGCCGGAAAACCAGCGAGCAGTGACCGAAGGCGATACGGTATCAAACGCGATTGCCCCTGCAGGTGCTCGCCAGTTACCAATGAGGGTTTCAACAGCTTTTATCGCCAATGTTTGTTTATCTCGTGGTAAGGTTTGGTAGCGTGCTAAATAGCCTGCCCAGCGAGCTTTAGAGCGTTGCCAATACGTAACTGGGGATGAGAGAATTTTGGCAACGATTTTTGCTGTTCGTATGCGTTCTTGTTGATTGTGGACATAACTGATCGCGGTATAAAACTGTAGATCACCTGAGGTTTGCGCCTCGCTATAATAACGGTTTTTTTTCACCTCATTTTTGAAAGGGATTGTGCGGGTGATTGAGTACTCGTTGCTACCAGAGGTCAAAAGCGCCCACGGATCGCGAACACGACCAAAAGTGGTACTGATCCCACTTTTGCTGGCAATCATGGTTGGTGCGAGCTTAGGGTATTGTTGGTCCAGTGTTTGTTGTTCATTAAGCTGGTGGAGTAATTTGCCATCTAATTTTAAAGTCAGTCGTTGCTTTGTATGAATAGTGGTTTGAATAAGAGAAACACGCTCACTTACAAAGCGTAAGCGGATCGTCACCGTCGCGAGCTCATGTTTAAGCGTTTGCACCAGCTCTCCGGGCAGGCTGTACTGCGCTGCATCAAATTGCAATTTGGTCTCACCATGAAAAATTTGTAGACGCTCAATACGTTCAAATAAATACGTTAAATACTCTTCGGTGATAATCGCGTTACCCGTGAAACCACCATATTCCGCAGCGCTATCAGGAAGTAAGTGACCATGCCATGCGCCGTTATCAAAAAGTGGTGAATAGGGACTATGGCCAAACTTGTCTGCGGGCTTCATTACCTGAGGGTGACCAAAGCGTGAAACCGCGTTGATGATTTTTGGGCTCGCGTACGTTTCGCATGCTACAAAGAGCACGAGTAATACCATTCCTGTGAGTACTTTCATTTTTATTTTTGAATAAAGTATACAATTTAAAAATGCTATCACAGCGACTTACAAAGTTCAGTAGCAAACGATGAATTACTCGTCGATGGGGCAGCCGACGTCAACCTTTTTTCGTTGCATCTGCACTCGTTCAGCGGCGGCACGTAGCCGATTTATATATTCTGGAGGGGCGCTGGGGTTGGCAGTTAAATAAAGGGTTTTACTTAACTCTGGGACTTCTAGCACTTTGTCCCATTGCTCCACTAAACCCATTCTAGCGGCCATTCTATCTACAAAATTTTCGGCACCAAAAATAAAGTCAATTCTGCCTCTTTCAAGCAACTCACCTGCACGACTCAAACTAGTCACTGATAGCATGTTCTTATCGGCGACAAAGCCTTGTGCTTTTAAATAGTTTTCGGAAAGTTGATCAGCCGCAACAGCGACAACATGTTGTTTGATTTTCCATATTTCCCACTCTTGCTGATCGGCGATATCAGCACGCTTATAAAATGCGACCTTTAGCTCACAAAGTGGCGCAATTCAGACATGGTTTTCTTCACGTTGCTCCGTTCTGGCGATCGAGTAGAGCAATGAATAAGGGGATTTTTTGGAGAAGGCTTTTGCGCGAGTCCAAGGCAACATATAAATTTGATAGCTTAGCTCTGCTTCCCACATAATGAGGCGTACGATATCAGTGGCAAGCCCAGTAATGGTGCCGTTCTTTTGCTCTATCTGGTACGGAGGAAAATGCTCGGTATAGATATCTACTTTTGTCGGTGCTGCGGCTAAGGCACTAAATACACTAAATATCCCTATAACGCTCCCAATTATATACTGCATACCACATTCTCAAGATCGTTTTTAACAGTATAACTCATAATTTGTTATTGGTTTTGGTTAAATTAATGTACCCATTAAAATTCCATGTTGGTGCTTTATTGGCAATTATTATATGGTTTTTTGGTGTCTTTTAAGAATTAAATAACGGCGTAAAATTGCCCTTGTTGTAGAGGAGTCGTTATGCGCTTAGTTTTGTTCTTGCTTATGTTGTTTGTGTCTACTTACTCACATGCTAGTGAAGTTGCAGTTGATTATGTGATGGGAGAGGGGGATGTAAAAGGACTGCGGCTTGGGTATCGTCCCTTGCATTATAGTTTAGCGGATTATGGTTTTGGCGAAGGTGCCTATGTTTATTTTGAGTTGAGTACCAACTATTGGGAATACGGCAAACCAAAACGCTCAGACACGACGTTTGCTATTGCACTGTCACCAGTGCTTAGTGTTCCACTGACCGAGTTTGCTGGAAAGCCGGTAAATTTTGAGTTTGGGATTGGCATGACCTACGTCAGTGATACTCGATTTGCGGGCAAAGACATTGGTGTTCACTATCAGTTTGAAGACCGCATTGGACTTAGTGTCAATTTGAATCCCAGTACTAAAGTTGGGATCCGATATCTGCATTATTCTAATGCAGGTTTGAGCGACCATAACCCCGGTCTTGATTTTTTAAATGTGTTCTACGTTAAGCAGTTTTAACGCTTAACTTCATTGAGTTAGTTTTATCTCCCTTTGTGATTTCAAGGATGAAATTTTTTCTTCATAAAATTCCAGTATCCAAGATAATAGAATGTAGTTAAGCGCTTGACCTAAACTAAGGTTTAGGAATTAGGGTTCTGCGTAAATCAATAATAATCAAGGAACATCAATGGAGAATAGCTCTGCAATTGAGCGGTTAAAGCACTTTACACCTTTAGTTTGGGTAATGCTTGTTGGTAACTTTTTCGTTCGCGCTAGTTACTACATGGTATGGCCTTTTTTGGCTGTTATTCTTTACGAAAATTATGGACTGAGTGCAACAGAGGTCGGTTTATTGCTGACGGTGTCAGCGACTTTTGCCGTATTTTTGGGGTTTTATACGGGGAATCTCGCTGATCGCTTTGGTCGCACCAAAATGCTCTACACGGCAGTGTTTGTTGGTGTGATTTCTTTTTCACTGTTGGCTGTGGCTGAGTCGTTGTGGTTGTTTGCAACTTCAGTGTTTTTAGCTTGTCTACCTAGGACGCTTTGGGATGCGCCTAGTAAAGCGTTACTTACTGAAGAACTTGCCGACGCAAAAGACAGAGAGCTTGCACTGCATTTACTCTATTTTCTCGTGAATGTGGGAGCGGCTTTAGGACCATTGTACGGGCTATGGGCAGGGCTTAATGGTGAGCAGTTTAGTTTTATCTATACTGGCATTTCGTATATTGGTTTGTTGCTCGCGCTGCTTTACTTTAGACCTAAACTGAGTGAAGCGCAGACTGTCGCTTTGCAGTCTGCCGCTCAGTCAGTGCCGAAGTTTGCAAAGTGGCTAGGGATCTTACGAAAAGATAAAGTCTTTTTAATTGTGCTCATCGCTACAACTTTAGTGTATTTGGTTTATGCGCAATGTGACTCTAGCCTAGTGCAGTATTTGACGCGTGCAGAGGTCCCCGATCTGGCTTGGCTAATTTCTAGCTTAATCATCGCAAATTCTAGCGTGATCATCGTTTGTCAGTTTCCATTACTACATCTGATGCGTAATTGGCGTATTGAAAATAGGCTCTATGCGGGTGGCGTGATATTGATCATTTCACAAGTCATGATGGTCTTGAATGATGTGCAAAATATCTGGGGATGGATTGCAGCCATGATGGTGTTGAGTCTGAGCGAAGCAATTATGTTTACTAACATCAATGTCTATATTGACAGGTTGGCACCAGATAACCTGAAAGCTAGCTATTTTGGTGCTGCTGGCTTGTGTTCATTAGGGTATGCATTAGCGCCTATTTTAGGCGGACTTATATTAGATTTTTACTCCGGTATGATGCTGTTTATCATCATGACCTTAGTATCTATCACCGCACTTGGGTTTTATCGCATTGCTGAGCTGAAGCCTAAGACGACGGCTGAAGCGATATAGCTTAGCTAACTCGGTGACCTAAAAAAGGTCACCGTTTGTTTTTATGCTAATTATCCGAATCAAAGGTTAGTTACTTTACTTACCTGCCATTTTTTGCAAGTAACCTAGACGTTGACGCTCGGCAGCCGAGGGCTTATATGGGCGCTTCTCCAGTGCGTCAAAGTAGAAATCAGTGATGTGGTATTCGGTTATTTTGCTATCACCAAACTGCGCAAGCTCTCCGGGCATTGGCGACATTCTCTCAATCACAAATGTTTTTAACGTGAACTGGGATGGGCCGGATTTAGCTGAAAAAGGAGCAAGCACCGACTGATGTGCTTTTAAGTTGAATACCTGTTTCCCTTCACTTAACTTTTGTTTTTCAACCAAATGACTGATTGGTGTGCCATCGCGAGTAAATAGATTTGCACGGATACGATAAGTACCACTTTGCTTTACTTCAAGTTGCAATGGAATTATCAAGTCTGCTTGCTCGGGGTAAGGTTTAGCAATGGCGAGCA
Coding sequences within it:
- the ygjK gene encoding alpha-glucosidase: MKVLTGMVLLVLFVACETYASPKIINAVSRFGHPQVMKPADKFGHSPYSPLFDNGAWHGHLLPDSAAEYGGFTGNAIITEEYLTYLFERIERLQIFHGETKLQFDAAQYSLPGELVQTLKHELATVTIRLRFVSERVSLIQTTIHTKQRLTLKLDGKLLHQLNEQQTLDQQYPKLAPTMIASKSGISTTFGRVRDPWALLTSGSNEYSITRTIPFKNEVKKNRYYSEAQTSGDLQFYTAISYVHNQQERIRTAKIVAKILSSPVTYWQRSKARWAGYLARYQTLPRDKQTLAIKAVETLIGNWRAPAGAIAFDTVSPSVTARWFSGNLTWPWDSWKQASALRLFAPNLAKANIDAVFSYQIAANDPVRPQDKGLLPDLIGYNLPPERGGDGGNWSERNSKPSLAAWAVLNTYHASKDKAWLAQIYPKLVAYRDWWLRNRDHNQNGIPEFGATIDKHHNNQAGELLFYLHEGKQKHARFGLKAYRDAQTQGKQISIPAQTAASWESGRDDAANFGFISPQQLEIYVKQGGDAKDWQVEFASNMDAQDHLLGYSLMQESVDGASYFYSDTKNLSTIANILAKLQEANTFSAQAKQIADYINRCMFDDNSGYYYDIRIAPSPLENGCAGKPIIERGRGPEGWAPLFNQVATAYHAKRVSEVMLSPGEFNTYIPLGSASQTNPAFGANIYWRGRVWLDQLYFGLMGLSYYGYETEANTLLQRFMQNADGLLQNAPIRENYNPLTGEQQGAPNFSWSAAHILLMIEAFEMDKPKTPIKEEKLVSQQITTN
- a CDS encoding acyloxyacyl hydrolase, which gives rise to MRLVLFLLMLFVSTYSHASEVAVDYVMGEGDVKGLRLGYRPLHYSLADYGFGEGAYVYFELSTNYWEYGKPKRSDTTFAIALSPVLSVPLTEFAGKPVNFEFGIGMTYVSDTRFAGKDIGVHYQFEDRIGLSVNLNPSTKVGIRYLHYSNAGLSDHNPGLDFLNVFYVKQF
- a CDS encoding MDR family MFS transporter, with the translated sequence MENSSAIERLKHFTPLVWVMLVGNFFVRASYYMVWPFLAVILYENYGLSATEVGLLLTVSATFAVFLGFYTGNLADRFGRTKMLYTAVFVGVISFSLLAVAESLWLFATSVFLACLPRTLWDAPSKALLTEELADAKDRELALHLLYFLVNVGAALGPLYGLWAGLNGEQFSFIYTGISYIGLLLALLYFRPKLSEAQTVALQSAAQSVPKFAKWLGILRKDKVFLIVLIATTLVYLVYAQCDSSLVQYLTRAEVPDLAWLISSLIIANSSVIIVCQFPLLHLMRNWRIENRLYAGGVILIISQVMMVLNDVQNIWGWIAAMMVLSLSEAIMFTNINVYIDRLAPDNLKASYFGAAGLCSLGYALAPILGGLILDFYSGMMLFIIMTLVSITALGFYRIAELKPKTTAEAI
- a CDS encoding type 2 periplasmic-binding domain-containing protein, with product MQYIIGSVIGIFSVFSALAAAPTKVDIYTEHFPPYQIEQKNGTITGLATDIVRLIMWEAELSYQIYMLPWTRAKAFSKKSPYSLLYSIARTEQREENHV